Proteins encoded within one genomic window of Dermatophilus congolensis:
- a CDS encoding glycosyltransferase, with product MKIIHVVGLISPQGEYGGPTRVAIEHATALTHLGHDVTIAAGTRGYDTPPNNINGVPTKLFRAHTPSRHGSLRALAAPELAIWLHTAAKNADIVHIHLGRDFVTMPAALAMRGTKTPYVLQTHGMVMPTHKTPIHALDKISTLPALRHASRILYLTPEERDGLINLDANINIEFLRNGIHTPEAPPPPRTTPQEVLFLARIHERKRPLDFIEAARRLAPQFPHITFRLIGPDEGQGTAVRDAIAASGHPDRIIWDGPIPPETTRDAIAAADIYVLPSVNEPYPMSVLEALALGTPTIITNTCGLAETIANGNAGTVIQPGPDHLTTAIHHLLTDTTARTNAAAGAYATARNHLDITTVATHLEKLYTTITQP from the coding sequence ATGAAAATCATCCACGTCGTCGGACTCATCTCACCCCAAGGCGAATACGGCGGCCCCACCCGCGTAGCCATCGAACACGCAACCGCACTCACACACCTAGGCCACGACGTCACCATCGCCGCCGGAACCCGCGGCTATGACACACCCCCCAACAACATCAACGGCGTACCCACCAAACTCTTCCGCGCCCACACCCCCAGCCGACATGGCTCCCTACGCGCACTAGCCGCACCTGAACTCGCCATCTGGCTACACACCGCAGCCAAAAACGCCGACATCGTCCACATCCACCTCGGCCGCGACTTCGTCACCATGCCCGCAGCCCTAGCCATGCGCGGCACCAAAACCCCCTACGTCCTCCAAACCCACGGCATGGTAATGCCCACCCACAAAACCCCCATCCATGCCCTCGACAAAATCTCCACTCTCCCCGCCCTACGCCACGCCTCCCGCATCCTCTACCTCACCCCCGAAGAACGCGACGGCCTCATCAACCTCGACGCCAACATCAACATCGAATTCCTCCGAAACGGCATCCACACCCCCGAAGCACCCCCACCCCCACGCACAACCCCACAAGAGGTCCTTTTCCTCGCCCGCATCCACGAACGCAAACGCCCCCTGGACTTCATCGAAGCCGCACGCCGACTCGCACCCCAATTCCCCCACATCACCTTCCGACTCATCGGACCAGACGAAGGACAAGGCACCGCAGTCCGCGACGCCATCGCCGCATCCGGCCACCCCGACCGCATCATCTGGGACGGCCCCATTCCCCCCGAAACCACCCGCGACGCCATCGCCGCCGCCGACATCTATGTCCTCCCCAGCGTCAACGAGCCCTACCCCATGAGCGTCCTAGAAGCCCTCGCCCTAGGCACACCCACCATCATCACCAACACATGCGGCCTGGCCGAAACCATCGCCAACGGCAACGCCGGAACCGTCATCCAACCCGGCCCAGACCACCTCACCACCGCCATACACCACCTCCTCACCGACACCACCGCCCGCACAAACGCAGCCGCCGGCGCATACGCGACCGCCCGCAACCACCTCGACATCACCACCGTCGCCACCCACCTCGAAAAGCTCTACACCACCATCACCCAGCCATAA
- a CDS encoding DapH/DapD/GlmU-related protein — protein sequence MSTPTTTRKLSTFTGRGYDKGAHPLKIAAWVTIGDTITRSILCPPKLRATILRAFGATIAPHVLIRHNVRIHWPWKLTIGEHTWIGVGAWILNLEPVTIGSNVVISQEAMLCTGSHHANDPAFEFDNAPITIEDGAWIATRATILRGVTIGTGATIGATTLVTKNVPPNTRVLAPLPIHHTPHTTEESTR from the coding sequence ATGAGCACCCCCACAACCACCCGCAAACTCTCCACCTTCACAGGACGCGGCTACGACAAAGGCGCACACCCCCTCAAAATCGCCGCCTGGGTCACCATCGGCGACACCATCACCCGATCAATACTCTGCCCACCCAAACTCCGCGCCACCATCCTGCGCGCCTTCGGCGCCACCATCGCCCCCCACGTACTCATCCGCCACAACGTCCGCATCCACTGGCCCTGGAAACTCACCATCGGCGAACACACCTGGATCGGCGTCGGCGCCTGGATCCTCAACCTCGAACCCGTCACCATCGGATCCAACGTCGTCATCAGCCAAGAAGCCATGCTCTGCACTGGCAGCCACCACGCCAACGACCCCGCCTTCGAATTCGACAACGCCCCCATCACCATCGAAGACGGCGCCTGGATCGCCACCCGCGCCACCATCCTGCGCGGCGTCACCATCGGCACCGGCGCCACCATCGGCGCCACCACACTCGTCACCAAAAACGTCCCACCCAACACCCGCGTCCTGGCCCCACTACCCATCCACCACACACCACACACCACGGAAGAGAGCACCCGATGA
- the gmd gene encoding GDP-mannose 4,6-dehydratase, whose product MTKKALITGITGQDGSYLAELLLSKGYEVHGLIRRASTFNTDRIDHLYQDPHEDSARLKLHYADLSDGSRLVTLLDTIRPHEVYNLAAQSHVRVSFDEPEYTGDVTGIGTTRLLEAIRMIGLDCRYYQASTSEMFGATPPPQNEETAFYPRSPYGAAKVYSYWMTRNYREGYGMFATNGILFNHESPRRGETFVTRKITRAVAAITLGLQKDLYMGNIDAIRDWGYAPEYVEGMWRMLQADQPDDYVLATGTPCTVREFLAAAFTHVNLDWEKYVKFDERYLRPTEVDSLIGDASKAHKNLGWKATTHAHDLAKIMVDADIELLKRPHGHTGPIDAGKANFGA is encoded by the coding sequence ATGACCAAAAAAGCCCTCATCACCGGCATCACCGGCCAAGACGGCTCCTACCTCGCCGAACTCCTCCTATCCAAAGGCTACGAAGTCCACGGACTCATCCGCCGCGCATCCACCTTCAACACCGACCGCATCGACCACCTCTACCAAGACCCACACGAAGACTCAGCACGCCTCAAACTCCACTACGCCGACCTCTCCGACGGCTCCCGACTCGTCACCCTCCTGGACACCATCCGCCCCCACGAGGTCTACAACCTCGCCGCCCAATCCCACGTCCGCGTCTCCTTCGACGAACCCGAATACACCGGAGACGTCACCGGAATCGGCACCACCCGCCTCCTCGAAGCCATCCGCATGATCGGCCTAGACTGCCGCTACTACCAAGCCTCCACCTCCGAAATGTTCGGAGCCACACCCCCACCCCAAAACGAAGAAACCGCCTTCTACCCCCGCTCCCCCTACGGCGCCGCCAAGGTCTACTCCTACTGGATGACCCGCAACTACCGCGAGGGCTACGGCATGTTCGCCACCAACGGCATCCTCTTCAACCACGAGTCCCCCCGCCGCGGCGAAACCTTCGTCACCCGAAAAATCACCCGCGCCGTCGCCGCCATCACCCTCGGACTGCAAAAAGACCTCTACATGGGCAACATCGACGCCATCCGCGACTGGGGATACGCACCCGAATACGTCGAAGGCATGTGGCGCATGCTCCAAGCAGACCAGCCCGACGACTACGTCCTCGCCACCGGCACCCCCTGCACCGTCCGCGAATTCCTCGCCGCTGCCTTCACCCACGTCAACCTCGACTGGGAAAAATACGTCAAATTCGACGAACGCTACCTACGCCCCACCGAAGTCGATTCCCTCATCGGCGACGCCAGCAAAGCCCACAAAAACCTTGGCTGGAAAGCCACCACACACGCCCACGACCTCGCCAAAATCATGGTCGACGCCGACATCGAACTCCTCAAACGCCCCCACGGCCACACCGGCCCCATCGACGCCGGAAAGGCCAACTTCGGCGCATGA